Proteins co-encoded in one Neovison vison isolate M4711 chromosome 9, ASM_NN_V1, whole genome shotgun sequence genomic window:
- the ACTL7B gene encoding actin-like protein 7B, translating into MATRSSPSPMPLGTAQGDPGEAGTLPVSDAGIRDTGLVTPLKMKPKKVRKIKALIIDLGSQYCKCGYAGEPRPTYFISSTVGKRYSEAADAGDTRKETYVGHELLNTEAPLKLMNPLKYGIVVDWDCVQSIWEYVFHTAMKILPEEHAVLVSDPPLSPSSNREKYAELMFETFGIPAMHVTSQSLLSIYSYGKTSGLVVESGHGVSHVVPISEGDLLPGLTSRADYAGSDLTNYLLQLLNEAGHKFTDDHLHIIEHIKKKCCYSALVPEQELTLCLEDMRVDYELPDGKLITIGQERFQCAEMLFKPSLVGSNHPGLPALTAACLDRCQEAGFREEMAANVLLCGGSTMLDGFPERFQRELSLLCPGDSPVVAAAPERKTSVWTGGSILASLQAFQQLWVSKEEFEERGSAAVYSKC; encoded by the coding sequence ATGGCGACGAGgagcagccctagccccatgccCCTAGGCACGGCTCAGGGTGATCCCGGAGAGGCAGGAACACTGCCAGTTTCCGATGCTGGCATCCGGGACACAGGTCTGGTCACCCCGCTGAAGATGAAGCCCAAGAAGGTGCGTAAGATCAAGGCCCTCATCATTGACCTGGGCTCCCAGTACTGTAAGTGCGGCTATGCCGGCGAGCCCAGGCCCACCTACTTCATCTCCTCCACCGTGGGCAAGCGCTACTCGGAGGCGGCTGATGCTGGCGACACCCGCAAGGAGACCTACGTGGGCCATGAGCTGCTCAACACGGAGGCGCCCCTGAAGCTGATGAACCCGCTCAAATACGGCATCGTGGTGGACTGGGACTGCGTCCAGAGCATCTGGGAGTACGTCTTCCACACGGCCATGAAGATCCTCCCTGAGGAGCATGCGGTGCTGGTCTCCGACCCCCCGCTCAGCCCCAGCAGCAACCGGGAGAAGTACGCGGAGCTCATGTTCGAGACCTTCGGCATCCCTGCCATGCACGTGACATCCCAGTCACTCCTGTCCATCTACTCCTACGGCAAGACCTCGGGCCTGGTGGTGGAGAGCGGGCACGGCGTCTCGCACGTGGTGCCCATCTCGGAGGGCGACCTGCTGCCGGGCCTGACCAGCCGCGCCGACTACGCTGGGAGCGACCTCACCAACTACCTGCTGCAGCTGCTCAACGAGGCTGGCCACAAGTTCACGGACGACCACCTGCACATCATCGAGCACATCAAGAAGAAGTGTTGCTACTCGGCACTCGTGCCCGAGCAGGAGCTCACCCTGTGCCTGGAGGACATGCGCGTGGACTACGAGCTCCCGGATGGCAAGCTCATCACCATCGGCCAGGAGCGGTTCCAGTGCGCCGAGATGCTCTTCAAGCCCAGCCTGGTGGGCAGCAACCATCCCGGCCTCCCCGCGCTCACGGCCGCCTGCCTGGACCGCTGCCAGGAGGCGGGCTTCAGGGAGGAGATGGCCGCCAACGTGCTGCTGTGTGGCGGCTCCACCATGCTGGATGGCTTCCCCGAGCGCTTCCAGAGGGAGCTGAGCCTCCTCTGCCCCGGGGACAGCCCCGTGGTGGCTGCTGCGCCCGAGAGGAAGACCTCCGTGTGGACCGGCGGCTCCATCCTGGCCTCCCTGCAGGCCTTCCAGCAGCTCTGGGTCAGCAAGGAAGAGTTTGAGGAGCGGGGCAGTGCGGCCGTCTACAGCAAGTGCTGA